One Pyrus communis chromosome 4, drPyrComm1.1, whole genome shotgun sequence genomic region harbors:
- the LOC137732980 gene encoding chitinase-like protein 2, giving the protein MEKKWLLLFSMAAAMLLAIDVVNGQEDSAVKPLVKIVKGKKVCDKGWECKGWSVYCCNQTISDYFQAYHFEDLFSKRNSPVAHAVGFWDYHSFITAAADYQPHGFGTTGGKLQGMKEVAAFLGHVGSKTTCGYGVATGGPLAWGLCYNKEMSPSQLYCDDYYKYTYPCSPGASYHGRGALPLYWNYNYGETGQALKVDLLNHPEYIEQNATLAFQAAIWRWMTPVKKNIPSAHDVFVGKWKPTKNDTLSKRVPGFGTTINVLYGDQVCGQGDVDSMNNIVSHYLYYLDKIGVGREEAGPHDVLSCAEQKAFQPSSSSSSSSSSS; this is encoded by the exons ATGGAGAAAAAATGGCTTCTGCTTTTCTCAATGGCAGCTGCAATGCTGCTAGCGATCGACGTTGTGAACGGTCAAGAGGATTCAGCGGTGAAGCCGTTGGTGAAGATAGTGAAGGGCAAGAAGGTGTGTGACAAAGGGTGGGAGTGTAAAGGATGGTCTGTTTATTGTTGTAACCAGACCATTTCTGACTACTTCCAAGCTTACCACTTTGAGGACCTTTTCTCCAAGCGTAACTCGCCGGTGGCGCACGCCGTGGGATTCTGGGACTACCACTCTTTCATCACCGCTGCTGCCGATTACCAGCCTCATGGATTTGGTACCACAGGTGGCAAGCTCCAGGGGATGAAGGAAGTTGCAGCTTTTCTTGGGCATGTTGGAAGCAAAACTACGT GTGGCTATGGGGTTGCCACGGGAGGACCATTGGCTTGGGGTCTATGCTACAACAAGGAAATGAGCCCTAGTCAGTTATACTGTGATGACTACTACAAATACACTTACCCCTGCTCTCCTGGTGCTTCATACCATGGCCGTGGTGCCTTGCCACTCTATTG GAACTACAACTACGGAGAAACAGGTCAAGCCCTAAAGGTGGACTTATTAAACCATCCAGAATACATAGAACAAAATGCAACCCTAGCCTTCCAGGCTGCAATCTGGAGGTGGATGACGCCAGTGAAGAAGAACATCCCTTCAGCCCACGATGTCTTTGTCGGCAAATGGAAGCCAACCAAGAACGACACTTTATCCAAAAGAGTTCCTGGCTTTGGCACCACCATCAATGTGCTCTATGGAGACCAAGTCTGTGGCCAAGGTGACGTTGACTCCATGAACAACATCGTCTCCCATTACCTGTATTACCTTGACAAAATCGGGGTTGGCCGCGAAGAGGCTGGTCCTCATGACGTGCTCAGCTGCGCTGAACAGAAGGCTTTTCAaccttcatcatcttcttcgtcTTCGTCTTCGTCTTCTTGA
- the LOC137730915 gene encoding acetate--CoA ligase CCL3-like — translation MVVGRDIDDLPKNDANYTALTPLWFLDRAALVHPTRTSVVHGSIRYTWQQTYQRCRRLASALAKRSIGLGSTVSIIAPNVPALFEAHYGVPMAGAVLNTVNVRLNAVTIAFLLGHSSSVVVMVDQEFFPLAEEALKIWAEKSEGSYKPPLLVVIGDESCDPVALKSALGRGAIEYETFLESGDPEFAWKPPEDEWQSIALGYTSGTTASPKGVVLHHRGAYLMALSGPLVWGMTEGAVYLWTLPMFHCNGWCFTWSLAALCGTNICLRQITAKAVYSAIAEHGVTHFCAAPVVLNTLVNASPEETILPLPHVVQVMTAGAAPPPSILFAMSQKGFRVTHTYGLSETYGPSTVCAWKPEWDSLPPVKQARLNARQGVRYIGMEGVDVFNPETMQPVPADGATMGEIMMRGNLVMKGYLKNPKVNNEVFANGWFHSGDLAVKHPDNYIEIKDRSKDIIISGGENISSVEVENTLYQHPAIFEVSVVARPHEKWGETPCAFVTLKPGVDKSDENRMAEDIMKFCRSKLPAYCVPRSVVFGPLPKTATGKIQKHLLRAKAKELGPVSMSKL, via the exons ATGGTGGTGGGGCGAGACATAGACGATCTGCCGAAGAACGACGCCAACTACACGGCATTAACGCCGCTGTGGTTTCTGGATAGAGCAGCTCTGGTGCACCCCACCAGAACATCCGTGGTCCATGGATCAATTCGCTACACGTGGCAGCAGACTTACCAGCGTTGCCGCCGTCTGGCCTCCGCTCTCGCCAAGCGCTCCATCGGCCTCGGCTCCACG GTATCGATAATAGCACCAAATGTGCCAGCCCTCTTTGAAGCTCATTATGGAGTTCCAATGGCAGGAGCTGTGTTAAACACTGTAAATGTTCGTCTAAATGCAGTGACTATTGCTTTCCTTCTTGGTCATTCATCGTCTGTTGTTGTGATGGTGGATCAAGAATTTTTTCCCTTGGCAGAGGAAGCTTTGAAAATATGGGCAGAGAAAAGCGAAGGCAGTTACAAGCCTCCACTCTTAGTTGTCATAGGTGATGAAAGCTGTGATCCTGTGGCACTAAAAAGTGCTTTGGGAAGAGGCGCCATTGAATACGAGACATTCTTGGAAAGTGGTGACCCTGAGTTTGCTTGGAAACCACCAGAGGATGAGTGGCAGAGCATTGCTCTGGGTTATACTTCTGGCACAACAGCCAGCCCTAAGGGGGTGGTTTTGCATCACCGTGGGGCTTATCTGATGGCTTTGAGTGGTCCTCTTGTATGGGGGATGACTGAAGGAGCTGTATATCTGTGGACTCTACCCATGTTCCATTGCAATGGTTGGTGTTTCACTTGGTCGCTTGCAGCTCTTTGTGGGACAAACATATGCCTTCGACAG ATTACAGCAAAGGCAGTATATTCAGCGATAGCCGAGCATGGTGTGACTCACTTTTGTGCTGCACCCGTGGTACTCAACACTTTGGTTAATGCTTCCCCGGAGGAGACTATCCTTCCTCTCCCACATGTTGTACAGGTGATGACAGCTGGTGCTGCCCCTCCACCTTCTATTCTCTTTGCAATGTCCCAAAAGGGCTTCCGAGTCACGCACACTTATGGTCTGTCAGAAACTTATGGCCCCTCCACAGTATGTGCGTGGAAGCCTGAGTGGGACTCGCTGCCCCCTGTAAAACAAGCACGGCTTAATGCACGCCAAGGTGTTCGGTACATTGGCATGGAGGGCGTAGATGTTTTCAACCCTGAGACTATGCAACCAGTTCCAGCTGATGGAGCTACCATGGGGGAGATAATGATGCGGGGAAATCTCGTAATGAAGGGGTATTTAAAGAACCCAAAGGTGAATAATGAAGTTTTCGCCAATGGTTGGTTTCATTCTGGTGATCTGGCAGTGAAGCATCCAGATAACTATATCGAAATCAAAGACAGATCAAAGGACATTATCATCTCCGGAGGTGAGAACATCAGTAGTGTGGAGGTAGAGAACACTCTATATCAACACCCAGCCATATTCGAGGTATCGGTGGTTGCAAGGCCACATGAGAAGTGGGGTGAAACTCCTTGCGCTTTTGTGACATTGAAACCGGGTGTCGATAAGTCTGATGAGAATCGTATGGCAGAAGATATAATGAAGTTCTGCCGGTCCAAGCTACCTGCGTACTGTGTTCCGAGATCCGTGGTATTTGGACCATTGCCAAAGACCGCTACCGGGAAGATACAGAAGCATTTGCTGAGGGCCAAGGCCAAAGAGCTGGGACCTGTCTCTATGAGTAAGTTATAA